In the genome of Candidatus Microbacterium phytovorans, one region contains:
- a CDS encoding thiamine pyrophosphate-dependent dehydrogenase E1 component subunit alpha, with translation MTPPDDPALVRVLAADGTFAPTPEAERYLPLIDALPDTDLETFYRDMVTVRAFDRQATNLQRQGQLALWPPSFGQEAAQVGSARAARPQDHLFPSYREHVVCTIRGVDPIDIIRLMRGLTHGGWDPTDPKNGNTRIYTLVLGSQTLHSAGFGMGLVFDGRTGTGDPEKDEAVIVYYGDGSSSQGDVHEAMVFAASYRTPQVFFLQNNHWAISVPVSTQSRTPLFQRAAGYGMPSIQVDGNDVLASYAVTKTALDEARAGEGPRAIEALTYRMGAHTTSDDPTKYRTSEEEQSWARRDPIARMRAYLQGRGASDAFFEGVDAEAAAYADDVRVRTNALGDLDREVMFGHVYSEPHPLVDEQRRWLADYEASFASTEGGHA, from the coding sequence ATGACCCCGCCTGACGATCCGGCACTCGTGCGCGTTCTGGCGGCGGACGGGACGTTCGCCCCCACCCCCGAAGCCGAGCGCTATCTGCCGCTCATCGACGCTCTCCCCGACACCGACCTCGAGACGTTCTACCGCGACATGGTCACGGTGCGCGCGTTCGACCGGCAGGCGACGAACCTGCAGCGCCAGGGCCAATTGGCGCTCTGGCCGCCGTCGTTCGGGCAGGAGGCGGCGCAGGTCGGCTCGGCCCGCGCGGCCCGCCCCCAGGACCACCTCTTCCCGTCGTACCGCGAGCACGTGGTCTGCACGATCCGCGGGGTCGACCCGATCGACATCATCCGGCTCATGCGCGGTCTCACGCACGGCGGATGGGATCCGACCGATCCCAAGAACGGCAACACGCGCATCTACACGCTCGTGCTCGGCTCCCAGACGCTGCACTCGGCGGGCTTCGGCATGGGACTCGTGTTCGACGGTCGCACCGGCACGGGCGACCCCGAGAAGGACGAAGCGGTCATCGTCTACTACGGCGACGGCTCGTCGAGCCAGGGCGACGTGCACGAGGCGATGGTCTTCGCCGCGAGCTACCGCACCCCGCAGGTCTTCTTCCTACAGAACAACCACTGGGCGATCTCGGTGCCCGTGAGTACCCAGTCGCGCACGCCGCTCTTCCAGCGCGCCGCCGGGTACGGGATGCCGTCGATCCAGGTCGACGGCAACGACGTGCTCGCCAGCTACGCCGTCACGAAGACCGCCCTCGACGAGGCTCGCGCCGGTGAGGGCCCGCGCGCCATCGAAGCGCTCACCTACCGCATGGGCGCCCACACGACGAGCGACGACCCGACGAAGTACCGCACGTCGGAAGAGGAGCAGTCGTGGGCGCGGCGCGACCCGATCGCCCGCATGCGCGCGTACCTCCAGGGCCGCGGTGCCTCCGACGCGTTCTTCGAGGGCGTGGATGCCGAGGCCGCCGCCTACGCCGACGACGTGCGGGTCCGCACGAACGCGCTGGGCGACCTCGACCGCGAAGTGATGTTCGGCCACGTCTACAGCGAACCCCACCCGCTCGTCGACGAGCAGCGCCGCTGGCTCGCCGACTACGAGGCGTCGTTCGCGTCGACCGAGGGAGGCCACGCATGA
- a CDS encoding IS481 family transposase yields MTHPNAPLTPEGRRRVASLIVDGGWSVRRAAERFQCAPSTASKWARRYRNGQPLTDRSSRPLSSPSRVPRRLEHRIVALRFTRQWGPHRISYHLGIPRSTVGRVLDRYRMPRLAHLDRSTGLPIRASKPSRYEAERPGDLVHVDIKKLGRIPNGGGHRVLGRQAGARNKKSKGRGYAYLHHAVDDHSRIAYSEILNDERKETAAAFWQRAEAFFAGSGIQVSAVMTDNGSCYRSHVFATALNGVKHRRTRPYRPQTNGKVERFNRTLAAEWAYATSYETDEARADDYPRWLHHYNHHRPHSGINGAVPASRVRNLPGKYI; encoded by the coding sequence GTGACGCACCCCAACGCGCCGTTGACACCTGAAGGTCGACGGCGCGTTGCGTCGTTGATCGTCGACGGCGGATGGAGCGTCCGGCGGGCAGCTGAGCGCTTCCAGTGCGCGCCGTCGACGGCATCAAAGTGGGCACGCCGATACCGGAACGGTCAACCACTCACGGATCGCAGTTCCCGGCCGCTCTCTTCCCCGTCGCGGGTCCCGCGTCGCCTCGAGCACCGCATCGTCGCTTTGCGGTTCACCCGTCAATGGGGACCGCACCGGATCAGCTATCACCTCGGCATCCCACGATCCACTGTTGGCCGTGTGCTCGACCGTTACCGGATGCCGCGACTGGCGCACCTCGACCGCAGCACCGGACTACCCATCCGCGCCTCGAAGCCGAGCAGGTACGAAGCGGAACGCCCCGGCGACCTCGTGCACGTCGACATCAAGAAACTCGGACGAATCCCCAACGGCGGCGGCCACCGAGTGCTGGGGCGGCAGGCAGGCGCGCGCAACAAGAAGAGCAAGGGCCGCGGCTACGCCTATCTGCACCACGCGGTAGACGACCACTCACGCATCGCCTACTCCGAGATCCTTAACGACGAGCGAAAGGAGACCGCCGCAGCGTTCTGGCAACGCGCGGAAGCCTTCTTCGCCGGCAGCGGAATACAGGTGTCGGCCGTCATGACCGACAACGGCTCCTGCTACCGCTCACACGTTTTCGCAACTGCTCTGAACGGGGTCAAGCACCGACGAACCAGGCCCTACCGGCCGCAGACCAACGGCAAGGTCGAGCGCTTCAACCGAACCCTCGCCGCGGAATGGGCATACGCGACCTCATACGAGACCGATGAAGCGCGCGCCGATGACTACCCACGCTGGCTACACCACTACAACCACCACCGCCCGCACTCCGGCATCAACGGTGCTGTTCCCGCCTCACGTGTTCGCAACCTCCCGGGGAAGTACATCTAG
- a CDS encoding RNA polymerase sigma factor translates to MTVAVTRSTPAPASADLADAFRREAGGLLGFFVKRDVPVEDAADLVSDTFLAAWQSSRTSKVEPDLLRAWLFGIARKMLSRYRRGRSRRSALSDRLRVTLAADIVTQQTAAAGDDELDEHVRSLIACLPEIDQEIVRLVYWDGFTQEEVATILGKPATAVRARLSRARKVLRDQLAESGDVE, encoded by the coding sequence TTGACCGTCGCAGTGACACGGTCCACTCCCGCGCCCGCGAGCGCGGATCTGGCTGATGCGTTCCGGCGCGAGGCGGGCGGGTTGCTTGGCTTCTTCGTAAAGCGTGACGTTCCCGTCGAGGACGCCGCCGACCTGGTGAGCGACACATTCCTCGCAGCCTGGCAATCCAGCCGGACGAGCAAGGTCGAGCCGGATCTGCTTCGAGCCTGGCTGTTCGGCATCGCCCGCAAGATGTTGTCGCGATATCGTCGCGGACGCAGCCGCCGATCCGCATTGAGCGACAGGCTTCGGGTGACACTCGCCGCAGATATCGTCACCCAGCAGACCGCAGCCGCGGGCGATGACGAACTAGACGAGCACGTCCGCTCCCTCATCGCCTGCCTCCCCGAAATCGACCAGGAGATCGTGCGCCTGGTCTACTGGGACGGGTTCACCCAGGAAGAAGTCGCAACGATTCTCGGCAAGCCAGCTACCGCGGTCCGCGCCCGACTGTCCCGCGCGCGAAAGGTGTTGCGAGATCAGCTGGCGGAAAGCGGTGACGTCGAGTGA